The following proteins are co-located in the Heteronotia binoei isolate CCM8104 ecotype False Entrance Well chromosome 8, APGP_CSIRO_Hbin_v1, whole genome shotgun sequence genome:
- the WBP2NL gene encoding postacrosomal sheath WW domain-binding protein, which translates to MALNRNHSEGGGVVLPHGECIIKQCKDVELTFIDVTSKSDIFKGTKKGTVFLTPYRVIFLSKGKDPMMSFNMPFTLMKGCSIEQPVFSANYIKGVIQAEPGGGWEGQASFKMSFCSGGAIEFGQMTFRQASDRSRGVPFQSFVYGFAYFAGGYAPPAPVPGGYVPASGTYIVPPPAAGQYHYMHAPMNGYGPAPQPMGYPYPPPPGMYPPPGGMYMAPPPSYPGPAVAGPSAPSAPKTWVEPGMPGGNKATPGTSSAYYNPANPHNVYMPMDQPPPYSPPDEKKNN; encoded by the exons ATGGCGCTGAACAGGAACCACTCAGAGGGCGGCGGGGTTGTGTTGCCCCACGGAGAATG TATTATCAAGCAGTGTAAAGATGTGGAGTTGACCTTTATTGATGTGACAAGCAAATCTGATATCTTCAAAGGCACCAAAAAAGGGACGGTGTTTCTTACCCCTTATAGG GTCATCTTTTTGTCAAAGGGAAAAGACCCAATGATGTCCTTTAATATGCCATTCACCTTGATGAAAGGATGTTCTATTGAACAGCCAGTATTTTCTGCTAATTATATCAAAGGAGTGATACAGGCAGAACCAGGAG GTGGCTGGGAAGGTCAGGCTTCATTTAAGATGAGCTTCTGCAGTGGAGGTGCCATCGAATTTGGACAAATGACGTTCAGACAGGCCAGTGATC GTTCCAGGGGAGTACCTTTCCAGAGCTTTGTCTATGGGTTTGCATATTTTGCTGGGGGCTATGCTCCTCCCGCACCTGTTCCAGGAGGCTACGTACCAGCATCAGGGACTTACATTGTTCCACCACCTGCTGCTGGACAATACCATTATATGCATGCACCAATGAATGGATACGGACCAGCTCCACAGCCTATGGGATATCCATATCCGCCTCCTCCAG GCATGTATCCACCACCAGGTGGGATGTATATGGCACCTCCTCCCTCATATCCTGGCCCTGCTGTTGCAGGCCCTTCGGCTCCTTCAGCCCCTAAAACCTGGGTAGAGCCTGGAATGCCAG GTGGCAACAAAGCAACGCCTGGGACTTCTAGTGCATATTATAACCCTGCCAATCCTCATAATGTCTACATGCCTATG gaTCAGCCGCCTCCTTATTCACCACCTGATGAGAAAAAAAACAACTAG